The Bacteroidota bacterium genomic sequence TCGGGTGGGCGTGAATGGTTTCGGCAAGGTCACGGACGCTTGCGCCCATTTCAATGGCAACCACGCCTTCAGCAATCAATTCGCCGGCGTTTGCCCCTACCATGCCGACACCGAGCAGGCGTTCAGTTTCCGGTTCGACGACAAGCTTGGTCAAGCCGTCCGTTCTGTCGAACGTCAACGCACGACCTGAAGCAGACCAGGGAAATTTCGAGATTTCCACCTTGATGCCGCGCTGCTTCGCTTCTCCTT encodes the following:
- a CDS encoding dihydrolipoyl dehydrogenase (E3 component of pyruvate and 2-oxoglutarate dehydrogenase complex; catalyzes the oxidation of dihydrolipoamide to lipoamide), translated to GEAKQRGIKVEISKFPWSASGRALTFDRTDGLTKLVVEPETERLLGVGMVGANAGELIAEGVVAIEMGASVRDLAETIHAHPTLSETVMEAAHAFYGDATNLYTPKKRH